One window from the genome of Nitrospiraceae bacterium encodes:
- a CDS encoding formylglycine-generating enzyme family protein translates to MQRTGIIGQVIFTGLLSVSGLAFALDVADVTREWTPEGKKLAAERAKLPAHDEMVRVPAGPFMMGSDKKVDHNAYRAEFPQRSVYLDAFDIDKFEVTTVQFLKFVLATNRSPLIDWQYDGGNFQDTMVNHPVMHVSWYDADAYCKWAGKRLPSSAEWEKAARGEDGRIYPWGNEPAGLSRANFARTGLSGPVRDRPERLLLYPPIISVDKYENAVSPYGVYQMAGNVAEWTADWYDPDYYKKAPNRNPKGPEKGTQKAFRGGGWIDSAPSVRPAQRNGTEPNTKMNWLGFRCARDVKEGGEASQAKPERTSLQ, encoded by the coding sequence GTGCAAAGGACAGGAATTATAGGCCAGGTTATTTTCACAGGACTGTTGAGCGTGAGTGGGCTGGCTTTTGCGTTGGATGTCGCCGATGTGACTAGGGAGTGGACTCCCGAAGGGAAAAAACTTGCCGCTGAACGGGCCAAGCTGCCTGCTCACGATGAAATGGTCCGCGTCCCTGCGGGTCCGTTCATGATGGGAAGTGACAAGAAAGTTGATCATAACGCCTATCGTGCTGAGTTTCCGCAGCGCAGCGTCTATCTGGACGCTTTCGACATCGATAAGTTTGAGGTCACGACAGTGCAGTTCTTGAAGTTCGTCCTCGCCACGAATCGATCTCCCTTGATTGACTGGCAATACGATGGTGGAAATTTTCAAGACACCATGGTCAATCATCCGGTTATGCACGTCTCCTGGTACGACGCCGATGCCTATTGCAAGTGGGCAGGCAAGCGGTTGCCCTCTTCGGCAGAATGGGAGAAGGCGGCTCGAGGCGAGGACGGACGCATCTACCCATGGGGCAACGAACCGGCAGGTTTGAGCCGCGCGAACTTCGCCCGCACGGGGCTATCCGGCCCGGTGCGTGATCGGCCGGAACGTCTGCTGCTCTACCCGCCCATCATCTCTGTCGACAAGTACGAGAACGCCGTCAGCCCCTATGGCGTCTATCAGATGGCCGGCAATGTCGCAGAATGGACAGCCGACTGGTATGACCCCGACTACTACAAAAAGGCACCGAACCGAAATCCAAAGGGGCCTGAGAAGGGAACCCAGAAGGCCTTTCGTGGAGGAGGTTGGATCGACAGTGCGCCTTCCGTGCGACCTGCCCAGCGAAATGGAACAGAGCCTAACACGAAGATGAACTGGCTCGGGTTTCGCTGTGCACGGGATGTGAAAGAAGGGGGTGAAGCGTCGCAAGCGAAGCCGGAACGAACCAGTCTACAGTAA